The genomic window GGCGGATCACTGGTTTGATGATTGGCTGATGGCATCGAGTTCGAATCCCACTGTAACGTGGAGTTTTCCGTTAGGGTTGGGGCATCCGTTGATAACGGGCAATGTGGAAGTGCGAGCGGTAATCCACTCGGTACTTGCGTCAGGGGTGAATCCCGATCACTACGCCGGATTGTATCTGAATGGCAATCAAGTAGGTGAGTATTGGTGGGATAAGGACAGTGCCAGCGAGTACTGGATCAGCGAGACGGTGCCTGCAAGCTGGCTGAATGGGGCCAGCGATCAGCTCGTGATCGTGGCGGATCGGAACCAGTTGGGGTTGGATTATTATCTGATGCCTGATTGGGTAGAGTTGGCGTACGGGGCGGAAGCGATCGTCGATGCGGGAAGCGAGAAGAGCTACTACGTAGAGCAAGGGGCTGCGGGGGCTGCCGGGTTGGAGGTGAGGGGTTTCAGCACAGATGCGATTGCGGTGTATGAGATAGCAAATGGTTGGCATCCGGTCAAGATGGAGACGGTGGAGAGCGAGCTGGATGGCGGAGAGTACACGGTGCGGTTCTGGGACGACGAGATGGCCGCAGGGTCGTATACGATGAGTGCGTTGGAGAAAGATGTGTTGCTGGCGCCGTTGGCCGTCGAGGTGGACGAACCGACGAGTTGGAGCACACCCGGACACAGCACCGACTACATCGCGATCATTGGCTCATCGCGGACACGGATAGCCTTAGGGAATTCGATAGGCGAGCAGTTGAGTGCTGCGGTGCAGCCGTTGCTGGCGCACCGGGCTGCAGAGGGGTATCGCGTGGTGGAGATCGACGTGCAGGACATCTACGACGAGTGGAGCTATGGGCGTGCGCATCCGCAGGCGATCCGGGATTTTCTGACCTATGCTTACTGGAACTGGAATGAAGGTGAGGATCCTGTGGGATATGTGATGCTGGTGGGGGATTCGACCTATGATCTGCGGGATGTTCTGGCTAGCCCGTTGCAGACGTTAATACCGCCCTATCTGGCCCATGTGGATCCATTTGTAGGCGAGGTGCCGGCGGATAGCCGCTACGTGAGTGTGGATGGGCCTGATGATTACCTGCCGGACATAGCGATAGCGCGGTTGCCGGCCAACGATGGGGTGGAGGCGGCCAACGCGGTCGCCAAGATCCTGGCCTATGAGGATCCGGCACAGGCTGCACCCGGCGACTGGCAACAGCGGGTGTGGTTCACCGCGGGCAAGTGCAATGACTCTGGAGGGAACTTGCAGGAGCCGAGCAATGAGATACGTGCCGACTGGTTACCGGCGGACTATCTGGATCTTCAGATCTACTATGGGGATCCGGTGTTGTGTCCGGACAGCGATGTGAACACGCAGGGAGATTTCAATGTGGCGGTGCAGGGGGCCTTTAACCAGGGGGCATTGTATCTGCAGTGGATGGGGCATGGCAATCCGGTCCATTGGGGAGGTGGGCCCGATTTCCGCTATGATCACATCGACGGGATGCAGGCAAACACCAGGTGGCCGGTGACAGGACACTATGCCTGCAACACAGGTTGGTTTGTATACATGGACTATGGCCGGCAGACGTTGGGAGAGAGTTTTGTGGTGCGGTATGGAGATAGGGGGTCGGTGTCAGATCTGGCGGGTGCGGGCTTGCACACCAGATCGTCGATGTGGACATACGATCAGGGGGTGGTCAAGTCGATGTTCCAGGATCGCATTGAGCGTGTGGGTGACATGGTCAACGCCTCCAAGCTCCACTATTTCGGCGCAACCCCCGCTTATCATGACGTCATCGACACCATGACCCTGTTCGGCGATCCTGCTACAAAGATTCGTTATCCTGGCACTGCCCTTTCGGTCGAACTTGACTATTTCATCGCTACCGCTTACACCGATCATATACTGCTGGAATGGGAAACCGTCAGCGAGATCGACACAGCGGCTTTCCGGCTTTATCGTGCCACGGTGAACGACCCTGGTCTTCCGACCTTGATTTCGCCAGTAATCCCGGCCCATCCGGGATCGGTGCTAGGCTACTAC from Chloroflexota bacterium includes these protein-coding regions:
- a CDS encoding C25 family cysteine peptidase; the encoded protein is MRRKTLQSMKRLLLMLLVSILIVAQPSLVAAAPEGDSGEIIRRVETLAYELDEGGVRIPGYGMSSEPGAPRLPVSTFAVEIPGQTGWQVSYQSLGGRDLQERATITAVPVAEWDSPVDLVAGFPEYVPEVDRPDPAIYQVDRFYPPEPVVWGEPQRQRGQWLLPVQVYPFQYNPVTGELRYHPDVTVRIDVSGVARGEEKRGWVKEPTGLLGEGDWLRIRTGERGMYRLTHGELLAAGVPVETVDPGTFRMLYEGQEIDIEVIGENDGSFDDGDLVVFFAEPYEQRWQNHNVYQFGWGVGAGARMGSRGGDSGMPVVTTVTRTMHVENDLEYCTWCPRPVEADHWFDDWLMASSSNPTVTWSFPLGLGHPLITGNVEVRAVIHSVLASGVNPDHYAGLYLNGNQVGEYWWDKDSASEYWISETVPASWLNGASDQLVIVADRNQLGLDYYLMPDWVELAYGAEAIVDAGSEKSYYVEQGAAGAAGLEVRGFSTDAIAVYEIANGWHPVKMETVESELDGGEYTVRFWDDEMAAGSYTMSALEKDVLLAPLAVEVDEPTSWSTPGHSTDYIAIIGSSRTRIALGNSIGEQLSAAVQPLLAHRAAEGYRVVEIDVQDIYDEWSYGRAHPQAIRDFLTYAYWNWNEGEDPVGYVMLVGDSTYDLRDVLASPLQTLIPPYLAHVDPFVGEVPADSRYVSVDGPDDYLPDIAIARLPANDGVEAANAVAKILAYEDPAQAAPGDWQQRVWFTAGKCNDSGGNLQEPSNEIRADWLPADYLDLQIYYGDPVLCPDSDVNTQGDFNVAVQGAFNQGALYLQWMGHGNPVHWGGGPDFRYDHIDGMQANTRWPVTGHYACNTGWFVYMDYGRQTLGESFVVRYGDRGSVSDLAGAGLHTRSSMWTYDQGVVKSMFQDRIERVGDMVNASKLHYFGATPAYHDVIDTMTLFGDPATKIRYPGTALSVELDYFIATAYTDHILLEWETVSEIDTAAFRLYRATVNDPGLPTLISPVIPAHPGSVLGYYYDYPDTFDLVPGTAYWYWIEDMNLSGIWTLNTEPELVPSATFLGVDCSRYDFDCNGHIDTGDITAAADRWDCATGDTCYASTYDLDNNGRVAVKDIMTDAGFWGCNFNQACYLLP